In Streptomyces sp. NBC_00704, a genomic segment contains:
- a CDS encoding SLC13 family permease — MDGHPDQFDGRARPRPRLRSTALNTPLAETLSICLLAASLVWAVLRPAGRSEALIAVPAAAVAVALGAVSPQHALAEAERLGPVVGFLAAVLVLAHLCDVEGLFTACGAWMARRAAGRPRRLLVSVFALASVVTAVLSLDATVVLLTPVVFATAARMGVRSRPHVYACAHLSNTASLLLPVSNLTNLLAFEASGLSFTRFAALMALPWVVAIGAEYLVFRRFFADDLPDAGGGSDDGPAPELPLFALVTVACTLAGFVVASAVGMEPAWAAFAGALVMAVRALVRRRATPVAVVRAAAPGFLAFVLALGIVVRAVVDNGLAGALRHALPGGSGPLALLGVAALAAVLANLINNLPAVLVLVPLAAPAGAGAVLAVLLGVNIGPNLTYAGSLATLLWRRVVQEREERVGTGEFTRLGLLTTPAALIAAVAALWASLQVIGA, encoded by the coding sequence ATGGACGGGCACCCGGACCAGTTCGATGGGCGGGCCCGACCGCGTCCCCGCCTCCGGAGTACCGCTCTGAACACCCCGCTCGCCGAAACCCTGTCGATCTGCCTGCTCGCCGCCTCCCTGGTGTGGGCCGTGCTGCGTCCCGCGGGACGGTCCGAGGCGCTGATCGCCGTTCCCGCCGCCGCCGTTGCGGTCGCCCTCGGGGCGGTCTCCCCGCAGCACGCGCTGGCCGAGGCCGAACGGCTCGGGCCGGTCGTCGGCTTCCTAGCGGCGGTGCTGGTCCTGGCCCACCTGTGCGACGTCGAGGGACTGTTCACCGCGTGCGGGGCGTGGATGGCCCGCAGGGCCGCCGGCCGGCCCCGGCGGCTGCTGGTCTCGGTGTTCGCGCTGGCCTCCGTGGTGACGGCCGTGCTGAGCCTGGACGCGACCGTGGTGCTGCTCACGCCGGTGGTGTTCGCGACCGCCGCCCGGATGGGCGTCCGTTCCCGGCCGCACGTCTACGCGTGCGCGCATCTGTCGAACACGGCCTCGCTGCTCCTTCCGGTCTCCAACCTCACCAACCTGCTGGCCTTCGAGGCGAGCGGGCTGAGCTTCACCCGGTTCGCCGCGCTGATGGCGCTGCCGTGGGTCGTCGCGATCGGCGCCGAGTACCTGGTCTTCCGGCGGTTCTTCGCCGACGACCTGCCCGATGCCGGCGGCGGCTCCGACGACGGTCCCGCACCCGAGCTGCCCCTGTTCGCGCTGGTCACCGTCGCCTGCACGCTCGCCGGGTTCGTCGTCGCCTCGGCGGTCGGGATGGAACCGGCGTGGGCGGCGTTCGCGGGGGCCCTGGTCATGGCCGTACGGGCGCTGGTGCGGCGGCGGGCGACTCCGGTCGCCGTCGTGCGGGCCGCCGCGCCGGGCTTCCTGGCGTTCGTGCTGGCGCTCGGGATCGTCGTGCGGGCCGTGGTCGACAACGGGCTGGCCGGCGCGCTGCGCCACGCCCTGCCCGGCGGCTCGGGGCCGCTCGCGCTGCTGGGCGTGGCCGCGCTGGCCGCCGTCCTGGCGAACCTGATCAACAACCTGCCCGCGGTGCTGGTGCTCGTGCCGCTCGCCGCCCCGGCCGGGGCCGGGGCGGTGCTCGCGGTGCTGCTCGGGGTGAACATCGGCCCCAACCTGACCTACGCGGGATCCCTGGCGACGCTGCTGTGGCGGCGCGTGGTGCAGGAGCGCGAGGAGCGGGTCGGCACGGGCGAGTTCACCCGCCTGGGACTGCTCACCACGCCGGCCGCGCTGATCGCGGCGGTCGCCGCGCTGTGGGCGTCGCTCCAGGTCATCGGCGCCTGA
- a CDS encoding SpoIIE family protein phosphatase, with translation MSPEYPFDEAATARAVVDDAGTLVGWNDGARALLGWESSEVVGRPAAELLAGPAPAPTGPRWDGTVVLRHRDGTPVRLWLLAHRCEDPDDGPGRWLVVTPVAGPDGALPADDPLASAALVQSPCAVAVYDERLRLRRINEAMGEVIGLPEGRIRGLRLSEIGGRPQSTELEHHMLRVLASGRAQDVQMYTRTGGENRAHAWLARMAPITDAAGRVRGVCLAAHDFTDNYLARERLQLVNEASVRVGTTLDVTRTAQELAEVCVPALADFVSVDLLDPQDGGDLPARFTPPLSLRRTAHCSVNAGTPEAVTKPGEAQGYPAGSPQADSLVAGRTIVGTVPGGQLDAWLTWDPVRGARVRELGIHSTMSVPIQARGVTLGVAVLTRFRRPDPFTPDDVLLAEEITARAAVCIDNARRFSRERETALALQRSLLPRTLPRTAAVDAASRYLPAARAGVGGDWFDVIPLSGMRVAMVVGDVVGHGIQASATMGRLRTAVRTLADIDLAPDELLTHLDDLVVRLSEEAGNEGSPGEVGATCLYAVYDPVSRRCTLARAGHPAPVVLRPDGVSRRVELPAGPPLGVGGLPFESAVVEVPEGSVLAFYTDGLTASRERDAATGHRLLGEALAAHTDSLDETCDRILHALLPPGGAADDVALLLARTRGLPAAQVATWDIPADPSLVAPIRKQVVAQLARWELSEASFTTELVVSELVTNAIRYGSRPIRLRLIHDASTLICEVSDNSHTAPHLRRARTFDEGGRGLLLVAQLTQRWGSRHTPEGKTIWAELSLLDEA, from the coding sequence ATGAGCCCGGAGTATCCGTTCGACGAGGCTGCGACGGCCCGGGCGGTCGTCGACGACGCCGGAACGCTCGTCGGATGGAACGACGGGGCCCGCGCCCTGCTCGGCTGGGAGAGCTCCGAGGTCGTGGGCCGGCCCGCCGCGGAGCTGCTGGCCGGACCGGCCCCCGCGCCCACCGGCCCGCGCTGGGACGGGACGGTCGTTTTGCGCCATCGTGACGGCACGCCGGTCCGGCTGTGGCTGCTCGCCCACCGCTGCGAGGACCCGGACGACGGCCCGGGACGGTGGCTCGTCGTCACCCCCGTGGCCGGGCCCGACGGCGCGCTCCCCGCGGACGACCCCCTCGCCTCGGCGGCGCTCGTCCAGTCCCCGTGCGCCGTGGCCGTCTACGACGAGCGTCTGCGGCTGCGCCGGATCAACGAAGCGATGGGCGAGGTGATCGGACTGCCCGAGGGGCGGATCCGGGGGCTGCGGCTGTCGGAGATCGGCGGCCGGCCGCAGAGCACCGAGCTGGAGCACCACATGCTGCGGGTCCTCGCCAGCGGTCGCGCCCAGGACGTGCAGATGTACACCCGCACCGGCGGCGAGAACCGGGCGCACGCCTGGCTGGCCCGGATGGCCCCGATCACCGACGCGGCGGGCCGGGTGCGGGGCGTGTGCCTGGCCGCCCACGACTTCACCGACAACTACCTCGCCCGCGAACGGCTCCAGCTGGTCAACGAGGCGAGCGTGCGCGTCGGCACCACCCTCGACGTCACCCGGACGGCACAGGAGCTGGCCGAGGTGTGCGTGCCCGCGCTCGCCGACTTCGTCAGCGTCGACCTGCTCGACCCGCAGGACGGCGGGGACCTCCCGGCCCGCTTCACGCCGCCGCTGAGCCTGCGCCGCACCGCGCACTGCTCCGTCAACGCGGGCACCCCCGAGGCCGTGACCAAACCCGGCGAGGCGCAGGGCTACCCGGCCGGATCGCCCCAGGCCGACTCGCTCGTCGCCGGGCGCACCATCGTCGGCACCGTGCCCGGCGGCCAACTGGACGCCTGGCTGACCTGGGACCCGGTGCGCGGGGCCCGGGTACGGGAGCTGGGGATCCACTCGACTATGTCCGTGCCGATCCAGGCGCGTGGCGTGACCCTCGGCGTCGCCGTCCTCACCCGGTTCCGCCGGCCCGACCCGTTCACCCCGGACGACGTGCTGCTCGCCGAGGAGATCACGGCGCGCGCCGCCGTCTGCATCGACAACGCCCGCCGCTTCTCGCGCGAGCGGGAGACCGCCCTCGCCCTCCAGCGCAGCCTCCTCCCGCGCACCCTGCCGCGCACCGCCGCCGTGGACGCCGCCTCCCGCTATCTGCCGGCCGCCCGCGCCGGGGTCGGCGGGGACTGGTTCGACGTGATCCCGCTGTCCGGGATGCGCGTGGCCATGGTCGTCGGCGACGTCGTCGGACACGGCATCCAGGCCTCGGCGACGATGGGCAGGCTGCGCACCGCGGTCCGCACCCTCGCCGACATCGACCTGGCCCCCGACGAGCTGCTCACCCACCTCGACGACCTGGTCGTCCGCCTGTCCGAAGAGGCCGGGAACGAGGGCAGTCCCGGCGAGGTCGGCGCGACCTGCCTGTACGCGGTCTACGACCCCGTGTCCCGGCGCTGCACGCTCGCGCGGGCCGGGCATCCCGCGCCCGTGGTGCTCCGCCCGGACGGCGTGTCCAGGCGGGTCGAGCTGCCCGCCGGTCCCCCGCTGGGCGTGGGCGGCCTGCCGTTCGAGTCGGCCGTCGTGGAGGTCCCCGAGGGCAGCGTGCTCGCCTTCTACACCGACGGGCTGACCGCGTCCCGCGAGCGCGACGCGGCGACCGGCCACCGGCTGCTGGGCGAGGCGCTCGCGGCGCACACGGACTCCCTGGACGAGACCTGCGACCGGATCCTGCACGCCCTGCTCCCGCCGGGCGGCGCCGCCGACGACGTGGCGCTGCTGCTCGCCCGCACCCGCGGGCTGCCCGCCGCCCAGGTCGCGACCTGGGACATCCCGGCCGATCCCTCGCTGGTCGCGCCGATCCGCAAACAGGTCGTGGCGCAGTTGGCGCGCTGGGAGCTGAGCGAGGCGTCGTTCACGACGGAACTGGTGGTGAGCGAGCTGGTCACCAACGCCATCCGGTACGGTTCCCGCCCGATCCGGCTGCGGCTGATCCACGACGCGTCGACGCTGATCTGCGAGGTGTCCGACAACAGTCACACGGCCCCGCACCTGCGCCGGGCGAGGACCTTCGACGAGGGCGGCCGCGGCCTGCTCCTGGTCGCCCAGCTCACCCAGCGCTGGGGCAGCCGGCACACCCCCGAGGGCAAGACGATCTGGGCCGAGCTGAGCCTGCTCGACGAGGCCTGA
- a CDS encoding cysteine hydrolase family protein codes for MTTLPDRPRTALLVVDVQNGVVAGAPRRDEVIANIGALVDAARAQDVPVVWVQHSDDQLVSGGEDWRYVDELVRLESEPLVHKIYSDSFEDTELESELARRGVGRLVVAGAQTDACIRSTLHGAFVRGYDVTLVGDAHTTEDLTAYGAPAPEQVIAHTNMYWSWQSAPGRSAGTVDTAKVTFEPTGTAPAN; via the coding sequence ATGACCACGCTGCCCGACCGGCCCCGCACCGCCCTGCTCGTCGTCGACGTCCAGAACGGCGTGGTGGCGGGCGCGCCCCGCCGGGATGAGGTGATCGCCAACATCGGCGCCCTCGTCGACGCGGCCCGCGCACAGGACGTGCCGGTCGTCTGGGTGCAGCACTCGGACGACCAGCTGGTGTCCGGCGGCGAGGACTGGCGCTATGTCGACGAGCTGGTCCGCCTGGAGTCGGAACCGCTGGTGCACAAGATCTACTCCGACTCCTTCGAGGACACGGAACTGGAGTCGGAGCTGGCGCGGCGCGGGGTGGGCCGGCTCGTCGTCGCGGGCGCGCAGACGGACGCGTGCATCCGCTCCACCCTGCACGGCGCCTTCGTCCGGGGCTACGACGTGACGCTGGTCGGCGACGCGCACACCACGGAGGACCTCACCGCGTACGGGGCGCCCGCTCCGGAGCAGGTCATAGCCCACACCAACATGTACTGGTCGTGGCAGAGCGCGCCCGGCCGCAGCGCGGGCACGGTGGACACGGCGAAGGTCACGTTCGAACCGACCGGAACGGCCCCGGCGAACTGA
- a CDS encoding glycoside hydrolase family 9 protein, with the protein MKRRRTALLSLATLLGAALTALPVQSAGADEAEQVRNGGFDTTADPWWTSNVSAALTGGQLCADVPGGTANRWDSAIGQNDITLVKGTTYRFSFRASGVPEGHAVRAIVGLAVAPYDTWQEASPVLDPAGDAYSYTFTAPVDSTQAQVAFQVGGSAEPWRFCVDDVSLLGGVPPEVYEPDTGPRVRVNQVAYLPAGPKNATLVTDAAAKLPWQLKNSAGATVAHGWSVPRGLDASSGQNVHTIDFGGYRKRGAGFTLVADGETSRPFDIGAAAYEQLRLDAVKYYYTQRSGIAIRDDLRPGYGRAAGHVGVAPNLGDTSVPCRTGECDYRLDVSGGWYDAGDHGKYVVNGGIAAWELLSTYERSLVARTGRPAKLGDGTLALPESGNRVPDVLDEARWELDFLLRMQVPDGQPLAGMAHHKIHDAQWTGLPLLPADDPQQRELHPPTTAATLNLAATAAQAARLYRPYDKAFAAKALSAARKAWTAALAHPDVYADAADGTGGGAYNDDDVTDEFYWAAAELYLTTGEKRYADHVLNSPQHTADVFGAYGFDWSRTAAAGRLDLALVPSKLPGRDKVRRSVVRGADAYLAALASQPYGMPYAPVGNRYDWGSSHQVLNNAVVLATAYDVTGASKYRDAAVQGMDYILGRNALNISYVTGYGEVNAQHEHSRWYAHQLDPKLPSPPAGTLAGGANSDIQDPYAQSKLQGCVGQFCYIDDIQSWSTNETAINWNAALARMASFVADQG; encoded by the coding sequence GTGAAACGACGCAGAACGGCCCTGCTGTCCCTCGCGACCCTGTTGGGCGCGGCGCTCACCGCGCTGCCCGTGCAGAGCGCCGGGGCCGACGAGGCCGAGCAGGTCAGGAACGGCGGGTTCGACACGACCGCCGACCCCTGGTGGACCAGCAACGTCAGCGCCGCCCTCACCGGGGGCCAGTTGTGCGCGGACGTGCCCGGGGGCACCGCCAACCGCTGGGACTCCGCCATCGGCCAGAACGACATCACCCTGGTCAAGGGCACGACGTACCGCTTCTCGTTCCGCGCCTCCGGGGTGCCCGAGGGACACGCGGTGCGGGCGATCGTGGGACTCGCGGTCGCCCCGTACGACACCTGGCAGGAGGCGAGCCCGGTGCTGGACCCGGCCGGCGACGCGTACTCCTACACGTTCACCGCGCCGGTGGACAGCACTCAGGCGCAGGTCGCCTTCCAGGTCGGCGGGAGCGCCGAACCGTGGCGCTTCTGCGTGGACGACGTCTCGCTGCTGGGCGGGGTGCCGCCGGAGGTGTACGAGCCCGACACCGGGCCCCGCGTGCGCGTCAACCAGGTCGCCTATCTGCCCGCCGGACCGAAGAACGCCACCCTCGTCACCGACGCCGCCGCGAAGCTGCCCTGGCAGCTGAAGAACAGCGCGGGGGCGACGGTCGCGCACGGCTGGAGCGTGCCGCGCGGACTCGACGCCTCGTCCGGGCAGAACGTCCACACCATCGACTTCGGCGGCTACCGCAAGCGCGGCGCCGGGTTCACGCTGGTCGCCGACGGCGAGACCAGCCGGCCGTTCGACATCGGCGCGGCCGCCTACGAGCAGCTGCGCCTGGACGCGGTGAAGTACTACTACACGCAGCGCAGCGGCATCGCGATCCGCGACGACCTGCGGCCCGGCTACGGCAGGGCGGCCGGTCACGTGGGCGTCGCCCCCAACCTGGGCGACACGAGCGTCCCCTGCCGGACGGGCGAGTGCGACTACCGTCTCGACGTCTCGGGCGGCTGGTACGACGCCGGAGACCACGGCAAGTACGTCGTCAACGGCGGGATCGCCGCCTGGGAACTGCTCAGCACCTACGAACGCTCCCTCGTCGCCCGCACCGGCCGTCCGGCGAAGCTCGGCGACGGAACGCTCGCCCTGCCCGAGAGCGGCAACCGCGTGCCCGACGTCCTCGACGAGGCCCGCTGGGAGCTGGACTTCCTGCTGAGGATGCAGGTGCCGGACGGGCAGCCGCTCGCCGGCATGGCCCACCACAAGATCCACGACGCGCAGTGGACCGGTCTGCCCCTGCTGCCCGCCGACGACCCGCAGCAGCGCGAACTGCACCCGCCGACCACCGCGGCGACCCTCAACCTGGCCGCGACGGCGGCGCAGGCGGCCCGGCTCTACCGGCCCTACGACAAGGCCTTCGCCGCGAAGGCGCTGTCGGCCGCCCGCAAGGCCTGGACCGCGGCCCTCGCCCACCCGGACGTGTACGCGGACGCGGCCGACGGCACCGGCGGCGGCGCCTACAACGACGACGACGTCACCGACGAGTTCTACTGGGCGGCGGCCGAGCTGTATCTGACGACCGGTGAGAAGCGGTACGCCGACCACGTGCTGAACTCGCCGCAGCACACCGCCGACGTCTTCGGCGCCTACGGGTTCGACTGGTCCCGCACGGCGGCCGCCGGGCGTCTCGACCTCGCGCTCGTCCCGAGCAAGCTTCCCGGGCGCGACAAGGTGCGCCGCTCGGTGGTGCGCGGGGCCGACGCGTACCTGGCGGCCCTGGCCTCGCAGCCGTACGGCATGCCCTACGCGCCGGTCGGCAACCGCTACGACTGGGGCTCCAGCCACCAGGTGCTGAACAACGCGGTGGTCCTCGCGACGGCCTACGACGTGACCGGCGCCTCGAAGTACCGTGACGCAGCCGTGCAGGGGATGGACTACATCCTCGGCCGCAACGCGCTGAACATCTCGTACGTCACCGGCTACGGAGAGGTCAACGCCCAGCACGAGCACAGCCGTTGGTACGCCCACCAGCTCGACCCGAAGCTGCCGTCGCCGCCGGCGGGGACCCTGGCCGGCGGAGCCAACTCGGACATCCAGGACCCCTACGCCCAGTCCAAGCTCCAGGGCTGCGTCGGGCAGTTCTGCTACATCGACGACATCCAGTCGTGGTCGACCAACGAGACCGCGATCAACTGGAACGCGGCCCTGGCCCGGATGGCGTCCTTCGTGGCCGACCAGGGTTGA
- a CDS encoding toxin Doc codes for MTPVIHIDVPWLLQRHEEVLPEQPTVNDFSALVAAVARHRVDPPRLGVDSDPAWRAAALLHTLTLLRPLPSANARFACATAVAYMFTSGAGIDPPYGALVDLARDLLDGKTDVYGAADRLRSWQI; via the coding sequence ATGACGCCCGTCATCCACATCGACGTGCCCTGGCTGCTCCAGCGCCACGAAGAGGTGCTGCCCGAGCAGCCCACCGTCAACGACTTCTCCGCTCTGGTCGCCGCCGTGGCCCGGCACCGGGTCGACCCGCCCCGGCTCGGCGTGGACTCCGACCCGGCCTGGCGGGCCGCCGCCCTGCTGCACACGCTCACCCTGCTCAGACCGCTGCCCTCGGCCAACGCCCGCTTCGCCTGCGCGACGGCGGTGGCGTACATGTTCACCAGCGGCGCCGGCATCGACCCGCCGTACGGCGCGCTCGTCGACCTCGCCCGTGACCTGCTCGACGGCAAGACCGACGTCTACGGAGCGGCCGACCGTCTGAGGTCCTGGCAGATATAG